In a single window of the Nicotiana tomentosiformis chromosome 8, ASM39032v3, whole genome shotgun sequence genome:
- the LOC104111831 gene encoding uncharacterized protein isoform X2: protein MAIEIPNRYLLAVNEANFVSIKLSKSNYSLWKAQIVCLLESQELVGFVDGTITSPLETDGLDYLQWKKSDRFVKGLILGSLTEQVLRDVLDKATARDVWLELDHICNPQFEEDSDEEDYNQYLPLYRASLDGTWEKAEAFFNRDNNASRAPLNSFLQTALHVAVGAKNDNAKHFVEKLVASMADDPLDMTDCLGSTPLHYAARFGNLHAAKILVARNKDLPNIGCDGLFPIHDAAEYGYNSMDVYIYLLGVTTVLDSYTGSSGIRLLRRLIHSDMYDFATELVTKHPDLAKNDTDERSSALKELAMKEFAFRSGSRLNCWQQSESRLNCWQRLFFSCQLQEDAHERIRNDIENVTNERQMLKPKNCWFSPICERIYFITGESYQRIYFITAIKKLGAFLFVVLEKIVPPLKHNKKHYNALKLAECLCEKIESLSHEEVVSIVSRPLLEAARYGSYELVEIIVRKFPSLVHFTDRSGKNIFHIAIEHRCENVFNLVYQMSQHRHQLMISIDSSRNTMLHLAGKLAPQNKLNLVSGPALHMQRELQWFKAVKKLVPPSYWEFGNNEDKIPAEVFTKEHAELKINGEEWMKATANSCTIAAALVATIAFAAAITVPGGNNNESGLPIFSRNSAFSIFAISNAASLFASSTSMLVFLSVLTSRYAEEDFLYALPRSLILGLFTLFLSITLMTLSFSATVYLVSGQRKSYVLVPVATLACLPIISFVLMQFPLLAALISSTYGRGIFGKKSNRPFY from the exons ATGGCAATTGAGATCCCAAACCGCTACTTATTAGCAGTAAATGAAGCAAATTTTGTATCAATAAAGCTATCAAAATCAAATTATAGTCTTTGGAAAGCACAGATAGTTTGTCTGCTTGAAAGTCAAGAATTAGTTGGTTTTGTCGACGGAACAATCACATCACCCCTAGAAACTGATGGGTTAGATTACTTGCAATGGAAAAAGAGTGACCGTTTTGTTAAAGGATTGATTCTCGGCTCTCTTACTGAACAAGTCCTTAGAGATGTACTCGATAAAGCTACTGCAAGAGATGTTTGGTTGGAGTTGGACCATATTTGCAATCCTCAATTTGAAG AAGATAGTGATGAAGAAGATTACAACCAATACTTGCCACTATACAGAGCTTCACTGGATGGAACTTGGGAGAAAGCAGAAGCATTCTTCAATCGAGACAACAACGCGAGCAGAGCTCCGCTCAACTCTTTCTTACAGACAGCACTACACGTCGCGGTTGGTGCAAAGAATGATAATGCCAAGCATTTCGTCGAGAAGTTGGTGGCCTCGATGGCGGACGACCCGTTAGATATGACAGATTGTCTTGGGAGCACTCCTCTTCACTATGCTGCTAGATTTGGCAACTTACATGCAGCTAAAATCCTTGTTGCCCGAAATAAGGATTTGCCTAATATTGGTTGCGATGGTCTTTTTCCAATCCATGATGCTGCTGAATATGGATATAATTCTATGGATGTGTATATTTATCTTTTGGGTGTCACCACAGTCCTTGATTCTTATACAGGCTCCAGTGGTATTAGGCTTCTCCGTCGATTAATCCATTCTGACATGTATG ATTTCGCTACAGAGTTGGTCACAAAGCATCCTGATTTGGCAAAAAATGACACAGATGAAAGATCGTCTGCTTTGAAGGAGCTTGCCATGAAGGAATTTGCATTCCGTAGTGGAAGTCGTTTAAACTGTTGGCAACAAAGTGAGAGTCGTTTAAACTGTTGGCAACGATTATTCTTCTCGT GTCAACTTCAAGAAGACGCACACGAAAGAATACGGAATGACATTGAGAATGTAACCAATGAACGACAAATGTTAAAGCCAAAAAACTGCTGGTTTTCACCAATTTGTGAAAGGATTTACTTCATTACTGGTGAGTCTTATCAAAGGATTTACTTCATTACAg CGATCAAGAAGTTGGGTGCCTTTCTGTTTGTCGTTCTTGAAAAAATAG TGCCTCCTTTGAAACACAACAAAAAACATTACAATGCACTTAAGCTTGCAGAATGCCTATGCGAGAAAATAGAGAGTTTGAGTCACGAAGAAGTTGTCTCAATTGTTAGTCGTCCTCTTCTTGAAGCAGCACGCTACGGCAGCTATGAGCTTGTTGAAATTATTGTGAGGAAATTTCCTTCATTAGTTCACTTTACCGACCGAAGTGGCAAGAATATATTTCACATTGCAATAGAGCATCGCTGCGAAAACGTGTTTAACTTGGTTTACCAGATGAGTCAGCATAGGCATCAGTTGATGATTTCGATAGACTCATCTCGCAATACCATGCTGCATTTGGCTGGAAAACTGGCGCCACAAAATAAACTAAATCTCGTTTCCGGTCCAGCTCTTCATATGCAACGAGAATTACAGTGGTTTAAG GCAGTAAAGAAGCTTGTACCGCCTTCTTATTGGGAATTTGGCAATAATGAGGACAAAATTCCTGCTGAAGTATTTACTAAGGAACATGCTGAGTTGAAGATAAACGGAGAGGAATGGATGAAAGCTACAGCAAATTCGTGCACAATTGCAGCAGCACTCGTTGCTACCATCGCATTTGCAGCAGCAATTACAGTTCCAGGTGGAAACAACAATGAAAGTGGACTCCCCATTTTCTCCAGAAACAGTGCTTTCAGCATTTTCGCCATCTCAAATGCAGCATCACTATTCGCTTCTAGCACCTCTATGTTAGTGTTTTTGTCTGTTCTGACATCCCGTTATGCAGAAGAAGATTTCCTCTATGCTTTGCCTAGAAGTCTAATTCTGGGTTTGTTCACACTATTTCTTTCCATAACACTCATGACGCTTAGCTTCAGTGCAACAGTGTATCTTGTGTCCGGGCAGAGGAAATCATATGTTCTTGTACCTGTGGCTACACTCGCTTGTTTACCTATCATCTCCTTTGTGCTTATGCAGTTTCCTCTCCTTGCTGCTTTGATTTCTTCGACTTATGGGCGTGGCATATTTGGCAAGAAGAGTAATCGCCCATTTTATTGA
- the LOC104111831 gene encoding uncharacterized protein isoform X1, whose translation MAIEIPNRYLLAVNEANFVSIKLSKSNYSLWKAQIVCLLESQELVGFVDGTITSPLETDGLDYLQWKKSDRFVKGLILGSLTEQVLRDVLDKATARDVWLELDHICNPQFEEDSDEEDYNQYLPLYRASLDGTWEKAEAFFNRDNNASRAPLNSFLQTALHVAVGAKNDNAKHFVEKLVASMADDPLDMTDCLGSTPLHYAARFGNLHAAKILVARNKDLPNIGCDGLFPIHDAAEYGYNSMDVYIYLLGVTTVLDSYTGSSGIRLLRRLIHSDMYDFATELVTKHPDLAKNDTDERSSALKELAMKEFAFRSGSRLNCWQQSESRLNCWQRLFFSLFPSGQLQEDAHERIRNDIENVTNERQMLKPKNCWFSPICERIYFITGESYQRIYFITAIKKLGAFLFVVLEKIVPPLKHNKKHYNALKLAECLCEKIESLSHEEVVSIVSRPLLEAARYGSYELVEIIVRKFPSLVHFTDRSGKNIFHIAIEHRCENVFNLVYQMSQHRHQLMISIDSSRNTMLHLAGKLAPQNKLNLVSGPALHMQRELQWFKAVKKLVPPSYWEFGNNEDKIPAEVFTKEHAELKINGEEWMKATANSCTIAAALVATIAFAAAITVPGGNNNESGLPIFSRNSAFSIFAISNAASLFASSTSMLVFLSVLTSRYAEEDFLYALPRSLILGLFTLFLSITLMTLSFSATVYLVSGQRKSYVLVPVATLACLPIISFVLMQFPLLAALISSTYGRGIFGKKSNRPFY comes from the exons ATGGCAATTGAGATCCCAAACCGCTACTTATTAGCAGTAAATGAAGCAAATTTTGTATCAATAAAGCTATCAAAATCAAATTATAGTCTTTGGAAAGCACAGATAGTTTGTCTGCTTGAAAGTCAAGAATTAGTTGGTTTTGTCGACGGAACAATCACATCACCCCTAGAAACTGATGGGTTAGATTACTTGCAATGGAAAAAGAGTGACCGTTTTGTTAAAGGATTGATTCTCGGCTCTCTTACTGAACAAGTCCTTAGAGATGTACTCGATAAAGCTACTGCAAGAGATGTTTGGTTGGAGTTGGACCATATTTGCAATCCTCAATTTGAAG AAGATAGTGATGAAGAAGATTACAACCAATACTTGCCACTATACAGAGCTTCACTGGATGGAACTTGGGAGAAAGCAGAAGCATTCTTCAATCGAGACAACAACGCGAGCAGAGCTCCGCTCAACTCTTTCTTACAGACAGCACTACACGTCGCGGTTGGTGCAAAGAATGATAATGCCAAGCATTTCGTCGAGAAGTTGGTGGCCTCGATGGCGGACGACCCGTTAGATATGACAGATTGTCTTGGGAGCACTCCTCTTCACTATGCTGCTAGATTTGGCAACTTACATGCAGCTAAAATCCTTGTTGCCCGAAATAAGGATTTGCCTAATATTGGTTGCGATGGTCTTTTTCCAATCCATGATGCTGCTGAATATGGATATAATTCTATGGATGTGTATATTTATCTTTTGGGTGTCACCACAGTCCTTGATTCTTATACAGGCTCCAGTGGTATTAGGCTTCTCCGTCGATTAATCCATTCTGACATGTATG ATTTCGCTACAGAGTTGGTCACAAAGCATCCTGATTTGGCAAAAAATGACACAGATGAAAGATCGTCTGCTTTGAAGGAGCTTGCCATGAAGGAATTTGCATTCCGTAGTGGAAGTCGTTTAAACTGTTGGCAACAAAGTGAGAGTCGTTTAAACTGTTGGCAACGATTATTCTTCTCGT TGTTCCCATCAGGTCAACTTCAAGAAGACGCACACGAAAGAATACGGAATGACATTGAGAATGTAACCAATGAACGACAAATGTTAAAGCCAAAAAACTGCTGGTTTTCACCAATTTGTGAAAGGATTTACTTCATTACTGGTGAGTCTTATCAAAGGATTTACTTCATTACAg CGATCAAGAAGTTGGGTGCCTTTCTGTTTGTCGTTCTTGAAAAAATAG TGCCTCCTTTGAAACACAACAAAAAACATTACAATGCACTTAAGCTTGCAGAATGCCTATGCGAGAAAATAGAGAGTTTGAGTCACGAAGAAGTTGTCTCAATTGTTAGTCGTCCTCTTCTTGAAGCAGCACGCTACGGCAGCTATGAGCTTGTTGAAATTATTGTGAGGAAATTTCCTTCATTAGTTCACTTTACCGACCGAAGTGGCAAGAATATATTTCACATTGCAATAGAGCATCGCTGCGAAAACGTGTTTAACTTGGTTTACCAGATGAGTCAGCATAGGCATCAGTTGATGATTTCGATAGACTCATCTCGCAATACCATGCTGCATTTGGCTGGAAAACTGGCGCCACAAAATAAACTAAATCTCGTTTCCGGTCCAGCTCTTCATATGCAACGAGAATTACAGTGGTTTAAG GCAGTAAAGAAGCTTGTACCGCCTTCTTATTGGGAATTTGGCAATAATGAGGACAAAATTCCTGCTGAAGTATTTACTAAGGAACATGCTGAGTTGAAGATAAACGGAGAGGAATGGATGAAAGCTACAGCAAATTCGTGCACAATTGCAGCAGCACTCGTTGCTACCATCGCATTTGCAGCAGCAATTACAGTTCCAGGTGGAAACAACAATGAAAGTGGACTCCCCATTTTCTCCAGAAACAGTGCTTTCAGCATTTTCGCCATCTCAAATGCAGCATCACTATTCGCTTCTAGCACCTCTATGTTAGTGTTTTTGTCTGTTCTGACATCCCGTTATGCAGAAGAAGATTTCCTCTATGCTTTGCCTAGAAGTCTAATTCTGGGTTTGTTCACACTATTTCTTTCCATAACACTCATGACGCTTAGCTTCAGTGCAACAGTGTATCTTGTGTCCGGGCAGAGGAAATCATATGTTCTTGTACCTGTGGCTACACTCGCTTGTTTACCTATCATCTCCTTTGTGCTTATGCAGTTTCCTCTCCTTGCTGCTTTGATTTCTTCGACTTATGGGCGTGGCATATTTGGCAAGAAGAGTAATCGCCCATTTTATTGA